From the genome of Chitinophagales bacterium:
CGCATTTTTCTAAGACTTTTTGTGAGCCATAATTATCAAATGCAACACGTGCATAAAGGGGTCTGATTTGTTCAATTTTCAAAAATTCTTTAAGTGCAGTTGTGGCAATTCCCTTTCCCCAGAATTCTTTATCTATCCAATAAGTAATTTCAGCTTCCTGTTCTATCACAAACTTTGCAATACTACCTGCGATTACATCATTTACTTTTATTGTCCGCATATTTATTGTTGGGTCTGTTAAATGTCTTGTATACTTTTC
Proteins encoded in this window:
- a CDS encoding GNAT family N-acetyltransferase, giving the protein MTNDNITLTETEKDDLNTFFQFQLDEEANYLAAFTSKDPNDKTAYIEKYTRHLTDPTINMRTIKVNDVIAGSIAKFVIEQEAEITYWIDKEFWGKGIATTALKEFLKIEQIRPLYARVAFDNYGSQKVLEKCDFVKIGMDKGFANARQTEIEEFIYKLSD